In the Rhodoferax fermentans genome, TGCTGGGCACACGTTTTGTCTGGGAGAACGGCGCCCACTACGACATCTACACCTGGCTCGGGCTGACACTCACCGATGTACCTGAAGGCCCGACCACCCCCGACCTGGAGTGGCCAACCTGGATGGTCTACAGCGCCATCCCGCTGGGCACCAGCCTGATGTGTTTCCGCTTTTTGCAGGTGCTGGTGACCTTTGCCAGAACCGGTGATCTGCCGCACCATGACCACGGCCATGTCGACGGTCTGGAGGCGGACGAACCCATCGCTGTGGATGCCAACCCGTATGCCATGAGTGACAACCTGCACCCGCGTGACCTGCACCACTCGCTGGAAGGCAAATCACACGCCAAAGGCCCGAACCAAGAAGGGCCCAAGCCATGAACGCCGCCATCATTTTTATCCTGCTGCTGGCGCTGATGCTCACCGGCATGCCGATCTCGATCTCGCTCGGCCTCACTGTTCTGACCTTCTTGTTTGGCTTTACCGAGGTGCCGCTGGAGTCGGTGGCGCTCAAGCTGTTCACCGGCATCGAGAAATTCGAGATCATGGCGATCCCGTTTTTCATCCTGGCGGGCAACTTCCTGACCCATGGCGGTGTGGCTCGGCGCATGATCAACTTTGCCTCCAGCATGGTGGGGCACTGGTACGGCGGCCTGGGCTTGTCGGGGGTGGTCGGTTGTGCGCTGTTTGCCGCAGTCTCTGGCTCCAGTCCGGCCACCGTGGTGGCGATTGGCTCGATCCTGCTGCCAGCCATGGTCAAGGCCGGGTTCCCGAAAAGCTTTGGCGCCGGTGTCATCACCACCTCGGGCGCGCTGGGGATCCTGATCCCGCCGTCCATCGTGATGGTGATGTATTCGGTGGCCACCAACACCTCGGTCGGTGCCTTGTTCATGGCCGGCGTGGTGCCCGGGCTGGCGCTGGCGGCTGTGCTGGGCGGCGTGACCTGGTACCGTGCACGCAAGTACAACTATCCACGCCTGGCCAAGGCCAGCTGGGGTGAACGCTGGCGCACCTTCAAGGCTTCGGTCTGGGGCCTGCTGCTGATCGTGATTGTGATGGGTGGCATCTACAGCGGCATGTTCACACCCACAGAGGCAGCGGCCATCAGCGCGGTGTATGCGTTCATCGTGGCGGTGTTCATCTACAAGGACATGGGTCTGAAAGACGTGCCCAAGGTGCTGCTGAACTCGGCCAACATGTCGGCCATGTTGCTCTACATCATCACCAACGCGGTGTTGTTCAGCTTCATCATGACCAACGAAAACATCCCGCAGGCCTTGGCCGACTGGATGCTGGGCAACGGCCTGGGCATGGTCACCTTCTTGCTGGCGGTGAACGTGATCCTGCTGCTGGCTGGCAACTTCATGGAGCCGTCCAGCATCGTGCTGATCTTCGCGCCGATCCTGTTCCCGGTGGCGATGAAGCTGGGCATTGACCCGGTGCACTTTGGCATCATCATGGTGGTGAACATGGAGGTGGGCATGTGCCACCCGCCGGTGGGCCTGAACCTGTACGTGGCCTCGGGCATCACCAAGATGGGCATCACCGAGTTGACCGTGGCGGTGTGGCCGTGGCTGCTGTCCATGCTGGCCTTTCTGGGCCTAGTGACTTACTGGCCCGCGATGTCCACCTGGTTCCCGCGTATGCTGGGCATGATGTAGCGCCGCCTGGCACCCACAAAAAAGCCCGGAACTCCCGGGCTTTTTTGTGCAAAATTGGCCTCTAGCCCTTTATCTAAAAGGGCGAGTAGCTATTTAATACGCAGCATTATTGGTCTGCCACATAAGGGTTCGTGCGACGCTCGCGGCCAAACGTGCTCTCGGGTCCGTGGCCGGGAATGAACACCGTGTCGTCCCCCATCGGCCACAGACGGTTTTTGATGCTGGCGATCAGCGTGGCGTGGTCCCCCTGCGGGAAATCGGTGCGGCCAATCGAGCCCGCAAACAACACGTCGCCGACAAACGCACGTTTGGCCTCGGGTGAGTAAAACACCACATGCCCCGGCGTATGGCCCGGGCAATGCCGCACTTGCAGCGTGCAGTTGCCCACGGTGACGGTGTCGCCATCGTGCAGCCAGCGCGTCGGCGTGAACAGCTGGGCCGGTGGAAATCCAAACATCTGGCTTTGTTTGGGCAGGCCGTCAATCCAGAACTGGTCGCCTTCACCTGGGCCGATGATCGGCAAACCCAGCCGCTGCGCCAACTCACCGGCACCGCCTGCATGGTCGATGTGGGCGTGGGTGAGCCATATCTGGCCCAGCGTCAAGCCCAGGCGCTTGACTTCAGCCAGGATCACATCCAGATCACCACCCGGGTCAATCACCGCAGCCTGTTGTGTCTGGTCACACCAGACCAGGGAACAGTTTTGATCAAAGGCAGTGACGGGGAGGGTGAGGTACTGGAACATGGTTTGCAAGAAGTGGCTGACAACAAAAAAACAGGCGAATGGCCTGAGTATGCATGGAAGTCAGCGGGTCATTGCAACCAGCACCCCCACCGCCAACATAACCAACACCCCACCTGAGACCCGCTCCAGCCACGGCAGGGCTTTGGAAAATTGGCTCAGAACCCTTTTGTTTCCTATGACTGCTGCTACCAAAATGTCCCACAATAACACCACACAAAACATCCACAGTCCGTAGCCGATCTTGACAGCTGGGCTGCTTTGGCTGGCACCCACCACGGTGGCCAGGCTGGCATAAAACAGCGCGTTCTTCGGGTTCAGGATGCCCGACACAAAGCCCATACCCGCGCCGCGCCACCACAGCCGGACCGCTGCAGCCGTTCGCCCGGTGCTGGCTGCCATCTGGCGCAACGGGTTCTGGCCTGCATGGCGGATGAACATCACCCCCATGTACAGCAGGTACAGGCAGCCGCCCAGCTGCAGCAGCATGAAGAGGGTGTTGCCCGGCTGCAGCACAGCCACCCCGGCAAAAGCCAGCACAATGAACACACCGTTGGCCAGCGCGATGCCCAGGCAGACCCCGCTGGCAACCCGCCAACCGGCCGCCATCGCGGTGCGCGCCACCAGAAAGAAGTCCGGCCCGGGCGACAACAAGGCCAGAAAATGGGCAGCGGCAAGCATCACAAACGACGGGATCATGGTCCAACTTCCTCCAGAACAAAAGCCCGGAGTCTGCAGACCGCTGCCGCTGCTGTCTTGAAGAAAATTGCGCCCTTGGGTGTTGTGCGCCACCCCGCCACTAGGCCCGGTAACGACCCGGTGTCACACCCACATGGGCCTTGAACACCCGCTGGAAATGTCCTTGGTCGGCAAAGCCCAGTCGGTAGGCAATGTCCGCCAGCGGCTCACCTGCACGCAAGTGATGGCGGGCCTGGTTGATGCGTTGGTTCAACTGGTAGGCATGGGGGGTCAGGCCGGTGGCTTGGCGAAAGGCGCGGATCAGCTGGTAACGGCTCATGTTGGCCATCTTGGCCAATTCGGTCAACGAGATCAGGGCATCCGCCTCGTGTTGCAAATGTGCCAGAAGAGGCTGCAACTTGTGGCGACTGTCTGGGGCCAGGGACGGCGACAGGGCAGGCTGTCCCTGGCTGGCGCAGTCTCCCAAAAACGCGATCAGGGCGATTTCCTTCTCTGGCGTGCTGGCGTCAGAAAACAAAACAGCATTGAGCTGGCAGAACCGCGCGTAGATACCGGCATCCTGGGTCAGCTGCACCGTCTGCAGTGGAGGCACGCTGGATTCCTGCCACAGGGCCTGCAGCCAGCTGGCCTCCAGATGCAGCATCTGGTAACTCCAGGCTGTGTTGGGCAGGGGGTTGCAAGCATGGACGTGGGCGGCTGGTACCCACACAACGGTGCCAGGCTGGATGACCGATGGTCCGGTGCCTGCGCTGGTGAAACGGCTCGAACCCTGATCCACCGCGCCCACAGAAAAGCTCGGGTGGCTGTGGGCTTTGTAACAGGCACGGCTGTGGCAGGCCCGGCGGCTCTCGGCATATGGCAAGGCCGGGTCACGCCAGAACTCGGCGCTGGCGGGCGAGGTCGTGGCAGGGGAAGGGGCCATCACGGGTCAGCAGGCCTCGCAAGCCAATACCGCGCTGCTGGCTTCCCGGCGGGTGCGCTCGGTCAAAAACTCCAGGAACACACGGGTGCGCTCGGGCAGGAACTGCCGGCTGGGCAGGGCCGCGTAAATGGCCAGGCGGCCAGTGATCCAGGGACGCAGCACCCGGATCAGTTGGCCACTCGACAGGTAGGGGGCAGCCAGGTCCACCGCCACCGAGGTGATGCCCGCACCGTCCAGTACCGCGCGCATCAGGGTGTCGGTGTGGTTGCTCCACAGAACGGGCTGCACGGCCACATCCAGCACCTCGTCCTGAAGCGCCGAGTTGAACAGGCGCCAGGTGTTACTCGGCCGACCCGAGACGGTCAGGCGCAGCACCTCATGCTGGGCCAGGTCTTGCGGGCTCACCGGCACATTCTTGCGCTGGATGTAGGCGGGTGAGGCCACCAGGATGGCCTCAGTGGCGGAAATCTTGCGGGCAACCAGGTCGGCATCAAAGTCTGCCTCGGTCGGCAGCAAGCTGATGTCGTAGTCCTCAATCGGTGGCTCCTTGAACGAGGCCACCTCAATGTTGAGCTGGATCTTCGGATGCAACTGCCTGAAGTCTGCAATCAGTGGCGCAAGCACATGGGTGGCCAACACCGGTGGTGCCAACACCCGCAGAACGCCTTCAGGCTCGTGTGTTTGTGAACTGGCCAGGCTGTCGGCGTCATCAATGTCCTGCAGGATCAGGCGCACCCGCGCCAGATAGGCCTCACCCGCCACGCTGAGTGACAAACGCCGGGTGCTGCGGTGTAACAAACGGGTGCCCAGATGGTCTTCCAGGTCGGCCACCAGGCGCGTCACCACCGCTGGCGAGATATCGAGCGCACGTGAGGCCGCCGCAAAGCCACCTTCGTCGATGACTTTTTGAAAAACCCGCATTGACAGCAATCGGTCCATGGTGCACCTGAATGGCATTTCAAGGGCTTGATTATTTCTTAAATAGCAATGTGTCAGTGACAAATAGGCTATTTTTCTTCTTAAACAGAAACTTTACAGTTCATCCCATCGACGAAACACCTTCAACACCGTGTTTCGAAGAACCCGGACAGACCTCAAAAAATTGTCTGCCGGCATTTTTAAACTCTTTCAGGAAATACATCATGAACCGCAAAACACTCTCTGCTCTGACCCTCTCTTTGGCTGCTTTGGTGGCTGGCAATACCTTCGCTGCCGACGCTTCTGCCCCCAAAACACGTGACCAGGTCCGTGCTGAATTGCTGGAAGCCCAGCGCACCGGCCACATCCTGGCCCAAGGCAATTCGGGCAAGTTGCTCAACGAGTTGTACCCCAGCCAATACCCAGCCAAAGCCGTGACCCAAGGCAAGACCCGCGCCCAAGTGCTGGCCGAGCTGGCACAAGCGCAACGCACGGGTGACATCGTGGCCGGCGGCAACTCCGGCAAGCTGCTCAACGAGTTGTACCCCAGCCAGTACCCGGCCAAGGCTGTGACACCCGGCGTGACCCGTGCCCAAGTGCTGGCCGAGCTGGAACAAGCACAACGCCGTGGCGACGACTTCAGCAAGCTCTACGGCCACAACTAAGGTGACCGTGGCCGATCTGGCCACAGGGCCTGGGGCAACCCAGGCCCATCAAGGGTTCATTGTTTCGAATTTGGAACAGTATTTCCCGAATCAGCTTGTTATAAAAACATATCGCCAAAAATAGAATCAATGAACCCTCAGCACCGTTGTGCTGGGTTTTCCACCCAACCCGAGCTTTCACCATGAAATTACTGCACGTTGACTCCAGCATCCTGGGCACCTATTCCGCCTCCCGCCAGCTCACCGCCGAGGTGGTGGCACAGTGGCTCAAGGGCCATCCCGACACCACGGTGGAATACCTGGATGTGGCCGCCAACCCGATCAACCATTTTGGCGCGGACGCGTTGGCCATCAAGGGGGTTGCTCAGGCTGAGCCGACCGAGGTACAACGTGCCGAGAACGCTTTGTCCGAGAAGCTGGTGAGCCAGTTCCTGGCTGCCGATGTGATTGTGGTGGGCGCACCGTTTTACAACTTCTCCATCCCGACCCAGCTCAAGGCCTGGATTGACCGCCTGGCCCAGCCGGGCCGCACCTTCACCTACACCGACAAGGGCCCGACCGGTCTGGCCACCGGCAAGACGGTGATCGTGGCCTCCACCCGGGGTGGTGCCTATTCCACCAGCGAAGGTGGCCAGGCCATGGAACACCAGGAAAGTTACCTGAAGGTGGTGTTTGGCTTCTTTGGTATCACCGACGTGCGCATCGTGCGCGCCGAAGGTCTGGCCATGGGGGAGGCTGCCAAAGCCGCCGCCATGACTGCGGCTCAAAACGAGATTGCCACCGCCGCCCACTAAACTGTCTGTGTTTATGGTTTGCCGCGCTGGTTGCGGCAGACTCACAGAGGTCCACAACGTGCTCAGAACCCTTCATACCCTGTCTACCCAACGCCGCTCCTGGCTGCTGCTGGCAGCCCTGGCGCTGGTGCTGGATGGCATCGCCCTGTTTTTGCAACATGTGTTGCACGTCGAACCCTGCAACGAGTGCATTTACATCCGTGCTGGTGTGCTGGGCATTGCGCTTGCCGGGGTGATGGGCGCCTTGGCCCCTAGCTATTGGCCGATGCGGCTGCTGGCTTTGACGGCCTGGGTCGGGGCCTTGGGCTGGAGTTTGTCGCGTGTGGTGTTGCTGCTGGACCTGGAGCGCATCGTGGCTGCTGGCGGCGACGCCAGTTGCAAACGTTTCAAGGGCTTTCCGGACTGGCTGCCGCTGGAGCAGTGGTTGCCCAATGTGTTTGAGCCACGCGCCATGTGTGGCACCGTGAGCTGGACTTTTTTGGGCGGGTCGGTCACGTTCTGGATCGGTATCGCTTTGGGTGGTATGGCCTTGCTGGCTGCTGCGGTGGTGGTGGCGCAGGTGTGGCCCAACAAGGGGCGTGTGTAGGCGGGTGGAGCTGGCTTAAGCCAGGACTAAGTTTTCCCTAAGGCGGTCCTAAGTTGGCGTCCGTACAGTTGCTCCCAGTTGGTTGACAGCCAACACAACCGTTACAGACAACCACTGGCCCTCGAAAGGACTCCTCATGAAATCAAGTATTACCGCCCTGTGCATCGCAACCGCCGTTTTGGGCTCTGGCCTGGCATTTGCCGCAACGCCTGCTGCCACCGCTGCACCCGTAGCACCCGCCGCAACCACGGCACCGGCTGATGCAGCCGCACCCGTGACCACCCCCGCCAAGAAAACAGTCAAGAAACACGCCGCCAAGAAAGCCGCTCCCAAGGCTTCTGCTGCGCAGTAAATCAACAACAGCGATGGGCGCAACCCATCTGGCAAGGAGGCCCGCAGTCTGCGGGCCTTTTTTGCTTTGTGGTGTCACACAACGCCCAGCACAACATCTGAATGTCCGCCGGTGAGTTTCCCGGTGGCCTGTATCAATCAGAAAGCTAGCTTCATGCATCCATTTATGTTCAGAGTGCTCGCCAGGCTGGTTCTGGTGGCCTCTCTTTGGGGCGCCGGGTTGGCCATGGCGCAGACCGAGCCGTCGATGAACCAGATTTATGCCACCGCACAGGCCGGCAAACTCGATGCTGCCCAGCTGATGGTGCAGCAGGTGCTGATTGCACATCCCCGCAGTGCCAAGGCCTTTTTTGTCCAGGCAGAGCTGTACGCTCGCCAAGGCCAACTGGACTTGGCACGCGAGTCCTTGGCCACCGCAGACCAGCTGGCTCC is a window encoding:
- a CDS encoding TRAP transporter small permease, yielding MKLLDHLEEWLVTFLMGGATLIIFVAVLHRYAAGLAIPGLQDWLLSISMSWAQELTIIMFVWMAKFGAAYGVRTGIHVGVDVLINRLSKPTRGKFVMFGLSAGALFTAIVAVLGTRFVWENGAHYDIYTWLGLTLTDVPEGPTTPDLEWPTWMVYSAIPLGTSLMCFRFLQVLVTFARTGDLPHHDHGHVDGLEADEPIAVDANPYAMSDNLHPRDLHHSLEGKSHAKGPNQEGPKP
- a CDS encoding TRAP transporter large permease, with the translated sequence MNAAIIFILLLALMLTGMPISISLGLTVLTFLFGFTEVPLESVALKLFTGIEKFEIMAIPFFILAGNFLTHGGVARRMINFASSMVGHWYGGLGLSGVVGCALFAAVSGSSPATVVAIGSILLPAMVKAGFPKSFGAGVITTSGALGILIPPSIVMVMYSVATNTSVGALFMAGVVPGLALAAVLGGVTWYRARKYNYPRLAKASWGERWRTFKASVWGLLLIVIVMGGIYSGMFTPTEAAAISAVYAFIVAVFIYKDMGLKDVPKVLLNSANMSAMLLYIITNAVLFSFIMTNENIPQALADWMLGNGLGMVTFLLAVNVILLLAGNFMEPSSIVLIFAPILFPVAMKLGIDPVHFGIIMVVNMEVGMCHPPVGLNLYVASGITKMGITELTVAVWPWLLSMLAFLGLVTYWPAMSTWFPRMLGMM
- a CDS encoding MBL fold metallo-hydrolase translates to MFQYLTLPVTAFDQNCSLVWCDQTQQAAVIDPGGDLDVILAEVKRLGLTLGQIWLTHAHIDHAGGAGELAQRLGLPIIGPGEGDQFWIDGLPKQSQMFGFPPAQLFTPTRWLHDGDTVTVGNCTLQVRHCPGHTPGHVVFYSPEAKRAFVGDVLFAGSIGRTDFPQGDHATLIASIKNRLWPMGDDTVFIPGHGPESTFGRERRTNPYVADQ
- a CDS encoding LysE family translocator, with protein sequence MIPSFVMLAAAHFLALLSPGPDFFLVARTAMAAGWRVASGVCLGIALANGVFIVLAFAGVAVLQPGNTLFMLLQLGGCLYLLYMGVMFIRHAGQNPLRQMAASTGRTAAAVRLWWRGAGMGFVSGILNPKNALFYASLATVVGASQSSPAVKIGYGLWMFCVVLLWDILVAAVIGNKRVLSQFSKALPWLERVSGGVLVMLAVGVLVAMTR
- a CDS encoding AraC family transcriptional regulator codes for the protein MAPSPATTSPASAEFWRDPALPYAESRRACHSRACYKAHSHPSFSVGAVDQGSSRFTSAGTGPSVIQPGTVVWVPAAHVHACNPLPNTAWSYQMLHLEASWLQALWQESSVPPLQTVQLTQDAGIYARFCQLNAVLFSDASTPEKEIALIAFLGDCASQGQPALSPSLAPDSRHKLQPLLAHLQHEADALISLTELAKMANMSRYQLIRAFRQATGLTPHAYQLNQRINQARHHLRAGEPLADIAYRLGFADQGHFQRVFKAHVGVTPGRYRA
- a CDS encoding LysR family transcriptional regulator, with amino-acid sequence MDRLLSMRVFQKVIDEGGFAAASRALDISPAVVTRLVADLEDHLGTRLLHRSTRRLSLSVAGEAYLARVRLILQDIDDADSLASSQTHEPEGVLRVLAPPVLATHVLAPLIADFRQLHPKIQLNIEVASFKEPPIEDYDISLLPTEADFDADLVARKISATEAILVASPAYIQRKNVPVSPQDLAQHEVLRLTVSGRPSNTWRLFNSALQDEVLDVAVQPVLWSNHTDTLMRAVLDGAGITSVAVDLAAPYLSSGQLIRVLRPWITGRLAIYAALPSRQFLPERTRVFLEFLTERTRREASSAVLACEAC
- a CDS encoding DUF4148 domain-containing protein yields the protein MNRKTLSALTLSLAALVAGNTFAADASAPKTRDQVRAELLEAQRTGHILAQGNSGKLLNELYPSQYPAKAVTQGKTRAQVLAELAQAQRTGDIVAGGNSGKLLNELYPSQYPAKAVTPGVTRAQVLAELEQAQRRGDDFSKLYGHN
- a CDS encoding FMN-dependent NADH-azoreductase → MKLLHVDSSILGTYSASRQLTAEVVAQWLKGHPDTTVEYLDVAANPINHFGADALAIKGVAQAEPTEVQRAENALSEKLVSQFLAADVIVVGAPFYNFSIPTQLKAWIDRLAQPGRTFTYTDKGPTGLATGKTVIVASTRGGAYSTSEGGQAMEHQESYLKVVFGFFGITDVRIVRAEGLAMGEAAKAAAMTAAQNEIATAAH
- a CDS encoding disulfide bond formation protein B, whose product is MLRTLHTLSTQRRSWLLLAALALVLDGIALFLQHVLHVEPCNECIYIRAGVLGIALAGVMGALAPSYWPMRLLALTAWVGALGWSLSRVVLLLDLERIVAAGGDASCKRFKGFPDWLPLEQWLPNVFEPRAMCGTVSWTFLGGSVTFWIGIALGGMALLAAAVVVAQVWPNKGRV